From a single Paramormyrops kingsleyae isolate MSU_618 chromosome 14, PKINGS_0.4, whole genome shotgun sequence genomic region:
- the LOC111838865 gene encoding gremlin-1: MNRTARAFCALAFVTGLLSCQADGKGNRGSQGAIPHPEKNNPNESEHQPQSPQPGTGSRGRGRGSAVPAEEVLESSQEALHVTERRYLKRDWCKTQPLKQTIHEEGCVSRTIINRFCYGQCNSFYIPRHVRREEGAFQSCSFCKPKRFTTMTFTLNCPDQQPPTKKRRVQRVKQCRCISIDLD; this comes from the coding sequence ATGAACAGAACTGCGCGCGCGTTCTGTGCTTTGGCATTCGTTACGGGGCTGCTTTCCTGCCAGGCAGACGGCAAGGGGAATCGTGGATCCCAGGGCGCCATCCCTCATCCAGAAAAAAACAACCCCAACGAATCGGAGCATCAGCCGCAGTCACCGCAACCGGGTACCGGGTCCCGGGGCAGAGGAAGGGGGTCTGCCGTGCCTGCAGAGGAAGTTTTGGAGTCAAGTCAAGAAGCCTTGCATGTCACCGAGCGTCGCTACCTGAAACGGGACTGGTGCAAGACCCAGCCGCTAAAGCAGACTATCCACGAGGAAGGGTGCGTCAGTCGCACTATCATTAACAGGTTCTGCTATGGGCAATGCAACTCCTTTTACATACCCAGGCACGTTCGCAGAGAAGAAGGCGCCTTCCAATCTTGCTCCTTCTGCAAGCCTAAAAGGTTTACCACCATGACTTTCACTCTGAACTGTCCGGACCAACAACCCCCCACCAAAAAGAGACGCGTTCAGCGCGTAAAGCAGTGCCGGTGTATTTCAATTGACCTGGACTAG